One Methanolobus sp. WCC4 DNA segment encodes these proteins:
- a CDS encoding VanZ family protein: protein MKKIMQSKIIVYLLLGLLYILREFLDIVQAVLNFDYKKNKKYLFLGMTIIYASMIFYLSSLTNIQVPAEIFTNPHFIKLYYFLESNDLKFAINILGYSFLQRDKIAHIFIYFGFGLLLNLTFRNSERSLFQKYAAIFAIITGVLYGITDEMHQSFVPGRVASTADLFADGIGVILAQAFIIFLILASHLIRRNRNYPKQN, encoded by the coding sequence ATGAAAAAAATAATGCAAAGTAAAATAATTGTCTATTTATTACTCGGGTTACTTTACATACTCAGGGAGTTTCTTGATATTGTTCAGGCAGTTCTGAATTTTGATTACAAGAAAAACAAGAAATACTTGTTCCTAGGCATGACCATAATATATGCTTCAATGATTTTCTATTTATCTTCATTGACAAATATTCAGGTCCCAGCAGAAATATTTACCAATCCTCATTTTATTAAACTATATTATTTCCTTGAAAGTAATGATTTGAAATTTGCAATTAACATACTGGGTTATTCCTTTTTACAGAGAGATAAAATAGCTCATATCTTTATCTACTTTGGTTTTGGTCTATTGTTAAATCTTACATTCCGAAATTCAGAAAGGTCATTATTCCAAAAGTATGCTGCAATTTTTGCTATAATTACAGGTGTATTGTATGGTATTACTGATGAGATGCATCAATCATTTGTTCCAGGAAGAGTAGCAAGTACTGCTGATCTTTTTGCAGATGGTATTGGTGTCATTCTTGCACAGGCATTTATTATTTTTCTTATTTTGGCCAGTCATCTGATTAGAAGGAATAGAAATTATCCTAAGCAGAATTAG
- a CDS encoding nucleotide sugar dehydrogenase gives MSQKLENILKEKGGIKKIGVIGMGYVGIPAAALFADSDKFDLVLGFQRDSASSGYKIDMLNRGESPLKGEEPGLEELLRKVVDAGKFECTPDFSRISELDAITLAIQTPFADPKALEPDFGALKEGIRNVGRYLRPGMLVVLESTITPGTTDTMAKEILEEESGLKAGEDFALAHAPERVMVGRLLRNIQEHDRIVGGIDQPSTDRAVELYSPVLTKGKVIPMSATAAEVTKTAENTFRDLQIAAANQLALYCEAMGINVYDVRAGIDSLKGEGITRAILWPGAGVGGHCLTKDTYHLERGVKLGTEALDYPQDAESIYVLARRVNDFMPAHMYNLTVAALERIGKDIKGSKIAMLGWAFINDSDDARNPPSEPYRDMVIEAGAEIMVHDPHVLNYPDVEVHKDMNEVIAGSDVVVVFTGHKEYFSLRPEDMKELTGKKHTVIIDGRNVIDPDMFIDSGFVYKGIGRGDKNSHKIIKAWTYEKSNSA, from the coding sequence ATGAGCCAAAAACTTGAGAATATACTGAAAGAGAAAGGGGGCATCAAGAAAATAGGTGTCATTGGTATGGGTTATGTAGGCATCCCTGCTGCAGCCCTTTTTGCAGATTCTGATAAATTCGACCTTGTACTGGGATTCCAGAGGGATTCTGCTTCATCCGGTTACAAGATAGACATGCTCAACCGCGGGGAAAGTCCGCTAAAAGGTGAGGAACCCGGCCTTGAAGAACTTCTCAGGAAGGTAGTTGATGCAGGTAAGTTCGAATGTACCCCGGACTTTTCAAGGATATCTGAACTGGATGCCATCACTCTGGCAATACAGACGCCTTTTGCTGATCCTAAAGCACTTGAACCTGACTTTGGAGCACTAAAGGAAGGGATCCGCAATGTAGGAAGATATCTAAGACCGGGCATGCTCGTGGTACTGGAATCCACAATTACACCAGGTACTACCGATACTATGGCAAAGGAGATACTGGAAGAGGAATCCGGCCTTAAGGCAGGAGAGGATTTCGCACTTGCACATGCTCCTGAAAGGGTCATGGTCGGAAGGCTTCTCCGTAACATACAGGAACATGACCGCATAGTCGGAGGTATAGACCAGCCAAGCACTGACAGGGCAGTTGAACTTTACAGCCCCGTACTTACAAAGGGCAAGGTTATACCTATGAGTGCCACTGCTGCCGAGGTCACGAAGACTGCAGAAAATACCTTCAGGGACCTGCAGATAGCAGCCGCTAACCAGCTGGCATTATACTGTGAAGCAATGGGTATAAATGTCTATGATGTCAGGGCAGGGATTGACAGTCTCAAAGGTGAAGGCATCACAAGGGCCATACTCTGGCCGGGAGCCGGTGTAGGAGGACACTGCCTGACCAAGGATACATATCACCTTGAACGTGGTGTAAAACTTGGAACTGAGGCTCTTGACTATCCACAGGATGCAGAGTCGATTTATGTACTTGCAAGAAGGGTCAACGATTTCATGCCTGCACATATGTACAATCTCACCGTTGCTGCACTTGAGAGAATAGGCAAGGACATCAAAGGTTCAAAGATAGCAATGCTCGGGTGGGCTTTCATAAATGACTCCGATGACGCACGTAACCCACCATCTGAACCCTACAGGGATATGGTTATCGAAGCAGGCGCAGAGATCATGGTTCACGATCCGCATGTGCTGAACTACCCGGATGTAGAGGTACACAAGGACATGAATGAAGTCATCGCAGGTTCCGATGTTGTTGTTGTCTTTACAGGTCATAAGGAATACTTCAGCCTGAGACCCGAAGACATGAAAGAACTGACAGGAAAGAAACACACCGTGATCATTGACGGCAGGAATGTGATCGATCCTGACATGTTCATCGATTCAGGATTCGTGTATAAGGGAATCGGGCGTGGTGATAAGAACAGTCACAAGATAATTAAAGCTTGGACTTATGAAAAATCTAATTCTGCTTAG
- a CDS encoding UDP-N-acetylglucosamine 3-dehydrogenase: MLKVGVIGSGAMGKNHIRIYSEMPGVELAGISDIDRELVEGLAQQYDTKAFTDYREMLAEGLDAVSIVVPTKMHRQVATNAIESGAHVLVEKPIADTVENAEAIIKAAEENDRLLMVGHIERFNPAIIKLKEMIGEGLLGKVVSISTTRVGPYNPRIRDVGVILDIGVHDIDIISYLYGTHVNQVYAVAGADIHSFEDHATIHMRMDHEYSGLVEVNWLTPHKVRKLTAVGVGGVAYLDYIDQTVELHDSGWIRKAKVDSKEPLKNELEYFIDCINKGKQPEPSGEDGKHALKVSLAAISSYKGEKLIEIKD, translated from the coding sequence ATGCTGAAAGTAGGTGTGATCGGTTCCGGTGCAATGGGAAAGAACCATATCCGCATCTATAGTGAGATGCCTGGTGTGGAGCTTGCCGGGATATCCGACATAGACAGGGAGCTTGTAGAAGGACTTGCACAGCAATACGATACAAAAGCATTCACAGACTACAGGGAAATGCTTGCTGAAGGTCTCGATGCTGTGAGCATCGTCGTTCCCACGAAAATGCACAGGCAGGTAGCAACCAATGCTATAGAAAGTGGTGCTCACGTGCTTGTCGAGAAACCTATTGCCGATACAGTGGAGAATGCAGAAGCGATCATAAAAGCTGCCGAAGAGAATGACAGGCTTTTGATGGTGGGTCACATCGAGAGATTCAATCCCGCCATTATCAAATTAAAAGAGATGATCGGTGAAGGACTATTAGGAAAAGTAGTCTCCATATCAACAACAAGGGTCGGACCTTACAACCCAAGAATAAGGGATGTAGGCGTTATTCTGGACATTGGTGTACACGACATAGACATAATATCATATCTTTACGGCACGCATGTAAATCAGGTATATGCGGTGGCAGGTGCAGATATACATTCGTTCGAGGACCATGCCACCATACATATGAGAATGGACCATGAATATTCCGGACTTGTGGAAGTCAACTGGCTTACACCTCACAAGGTAAGGAAACTGACCGCTGTAGGAGTCGGTGGTGTTGCCTATCTTGACTACATAGACCAGACCGTGGAACTGCATGACAGCGGATGGATAAGAAAAGCTAAGGTCGACTCGAAAGAACCACTGAAGAACGAACTTGAATACTTTATAGATTGCATTAACAAAGGAAAACAACCAGAACCTTCCGGAGAGGACGGCAAGCACGCCCTTAAGGTAAGCCTTGCTGCCATCAGCTCATACAAGGGAGAAAAACTGATAGAGATCAAAGATTGA
- a CDS encoding DegT/DnrJ/EryC1/StrS family aminotransferase, with translation MIPIAKPQLDDGEIQAVTDVLRSGIIAEGQRVAEFEEAFAEYTGTQYAVAVNSGTAALHAALLAHGIGKDDEVITSSFSFIATANSILFTGAKPVFTDIRADTFNLDENLIEEKITPATKAIMPVHLYGHPAEMDAIKDIAEDHGLIIIEDACQAHGATYRGKKVGSFGTGAFSFYPTKNMTTSEGGIITTNNEEVAAKARMIRAHGSKQRYLHEMLGYNLRMTDISAAIGLTQLKKLPDYTSGRQHNAKLLNEKLSDIEGILCPTVKENCTHSFHQYTIRTHDRDELSDYLRTKGIGSGIYYPIPTHRQPFYKEMGYNDSLLVTEKASREVLSLPVHPGVTDEDIDTIANSIIDWGGLKC, from the coding sequence ATGATACCTATTGCAAAACCGCAGCTTGATGATGGCGAGATTCAGGCTGTAACAGATGTCCTTCGTTCAGGCATTATAGCCGAAGGACAGCGCGTAGCAGAATTCGAGGAGGCTTTCGCTGAATACACCGGTACTCAGTATGCAGTTGCCGTGAACTCTGGCACCGCTGCTCTGCACGCTGCATTACTTGCCCATGGAATTGGAAAGGATGATGAGGTTATAACCAGTTCCTTCAGTTTCATAGCCACTGCAAATTCCATACTTTTTACCGGTGCAAAACCGGTATTTACAGACATACGAGCGGACACTTTCAACCTTGATGAGAATCTAATTGAGGAAAAGATAACTCCTGCAACAAAGGCGATCATGCCTGTGCACCTCTATGGACACCCTGCAGAGATGGATGCAATAAAGGATATTGCAGAGGACCATGGTCTTATCATTATTGAAGATGCATGTCAGGCACATGGGGCTACCTATAGAGGGAAAAAGGTCGGTTCCTTTGGAACAGGAGCCTTCAGCTTCTATCCGACCAAGAATATGACCACCAGTGAAGGTGGCATCATAACCACCAACAATGAAGAAGTGGCAGCAAAGGCACGCATGATACGTGCACACGGCTCAAAGCAGCGCTACCTGCATGAGATGCTGGGATACAACCTGCGAATGACAGATATATCAGCAGCAATTGGACTTACACAACTCAAAAAGCTTCCTGATTATACATCAGGAAGACAACACAATGCCAAACTTCTCAACGAGAAGCTCAGTGATATAGAAGGGATACTCTGCCCCACTGTTAAAGAGAACTGTACCCACTCATTCCATCAGTACACCATTCGTACACATGACAGGGATGAACTCTCAGACTACCTTAGGACAAAGGGAATAGGAAGCGGTATCTACTATCCTATACCGACCCACAGGCAACCATTCTATAAGGAGATGGGTTACAATGACTCCCTACTGGTCACAGAGAAGGCTTCCAGGGAAGTATTATCCCTGCCTGTCCATCCGGGCGTCACGGATGAGGATATCGATACAATTGCCAATTCAATCATAGACTGGGGTGGTCTTAAATGCTGA
- a CDS encoding DapH/DapD/GlmU-related protein has translation MENNTYIHRSAKLYGSSAVGEGSTILENVTLGYPQHSILTRITSEGKDIEEYDIPGSVVGNNAFIRAGTTIFSNVKTGKNFKTGHNAMIRENTIIGDNVLVGTNVIIDGNVTIGNNVSIQGNVYIPTHVTIEDNVFIGPCAVLANDRYPIRGEYNPEGPILRKGASIGANSTLIPGVEIGEGAMVAAGALVTKDVPAWKLAIGCPANIVELPEKLQCINNI, from the coding sequence ATGGAAAACAACACATACATTCACAGGTCTGCTAAACTATATGGTTCCAGCGCTGTGGGAGAAGGTTCAACTATCCTTGAGAATGTCACTCTGGGATATCCTCAGCATAGTATATTGACCAGGATAACTTCTGAAGGTAAAGATATCGAAGAATATGATATTCCAGGTTCGGTGGTTGGTAACAATGCTTTCATCAGAGCAGGTACTACTATTTTCAGTAATGTAAAAACAGGGAAGAACTTCAAGACCGGACATAATGCTATGATAAGGGAAAATACTATCATAGGCGATAATGTGCTTGTAGGTACCAACGTCATCATTGACGGGAACGTGACCATAGGAAATAACGTTAGCATTCAGGGTAATGTATACATACCTACACATGTGACCATCGAAGATAATGTGTTCATCGGACCATGTGCAGTACTTGCAAATGACAGATATCCCATTAGAGGAGAATACAACCCTGAAGGACCAATACTCCGAAAAGGAGCATCCATAGGTGCAAATTCCACCCTTATACCCGGAGTGGAGATAGGAGAAGGGGCAATGGTAGCTGCAGGGGCACTTGTTACAAAGGACGTGCCTGCCTGGAAACTGGCTATAGGCTGTCCTGCAAATATCGTTGAACTTCCTGAGAAGCTACAATGTATAAATAATATATAA